A region from the Lolium perenne isolate Kyuss_39 chromosome 4, Kyuss_2.0, whole genome shotgun sequence genome encodes:
- the LOC127347990 gene encoding cell division cycle 20.2, cofactor of APC complex, giving the protein MDMDVAHYLLTETKKDKENVATMAAFPSKEAYRRLLVEKLLNNRTPILALRNKPPEPENVSVAPLRTRFLLTRPSRQSRCATFPILRRALWMHRTS; this is encoded by the exons ATGGACATGGACGTCGCGCACTACCTACTCACGGAGACCAAGAAGGACAAGGAGAACGTTGCGACCATGGCGGCTTTCCCGTCCAAGGAGGCCTACCGGAGGCTTCTCGTGGAGAAGCTGCTCAATAACCGCACACCGATCCTCGCCTTGAGGAACAAGCCGCCGGAGCCTGAAAATGTCTCGGTTGCGCCGCTGCGGACACGATTTCTTCTCACCAGACCAAGCAGGCAAAGCAGATGCGCTACATTCCCCAT TCTGCGGAGAGCACTCTGGATGCACCGAACCTCATAG
- the LOC127349368 gene encoding uncharacterized protein, whose product MMRKTKEELGAMEKDTAAKATATAAAAAASRVCRRCKAKYFPSDNTPQSCRFHPSFFVCRRHDDQKRYYELKDGDPPYAARFYDCCGAEDPDAAGCATASHLSYDDPE is encoded by the exons ATGATGAGGAAAACAAAAGAAGAACTGGGTGCGATGGAGAAGGACACGGCGGCGAAGGCGACGGcgactgcggcggcggcggcggcgtcgaggGTGTGCCGGCGGTGCAAGGCGAAGTACTTCCCATCGGACAACACGCCGCAGTCCTGCAGGTTCCACCCTTCCTTCTTCGTCTGCCGCCGCCACGACGACCAGAAGAG GTACTACGAGCTTAAGGACGGGGACCCGCCCTACGCCGCCAGGTTCTACGACTGCTGCGGCGCCGAGGACCCCGACGCTGCCGGCTGCGCCACCGCCTCCCATCTCTCCTACGACGACCCGGAGTAG